ATTTTCCTCCCCAAATAATTATATCTATATATGTATCTCTTTTTTAAATTAATCTTATTGCTTTCTATTATAAGGATAGATTCCCAACAGAAATAGTCTTGACTTCATATGACAAATTACTTAATTATTCGTTTTTAAAAAAAGTTTTTAAGGGTATAAAATATTTCATTTTCATTTCAAAGGTGACAAAAAACGCGCTCTTTTGTCATGTTCATAAGGCTATTGTTCACGACTGAGGAAATAGATGGCAATAAACTAGGAGAAACTCACATGCGGAAGAGTGAGATATAAAGAAGATTCGAGGAAAGCTGCGGTTGTTCGCAGTTTTTTTATTTAAATAAACATATCACGCAAGAACAAAGAGGTAAAGATTTTTCAGAAAAACGAATGCTTTAATTGAAAAAAGGAAAGATAACGAAACAGCAGTTTTCATTTCCTTACAATGCTTTACTTCATGTTTACACGATGAATAACCGCATTTAACAAGATTCCTCTAACATGACAAATAGAATACATAAAAGGGAGGCATGTGAAAAATGAGTTTGTTTCAGAGTATGAAATCTAAACTGCTGCCAATCGCAGCTGTTTCCGTGCTTACAGCCGGCATATTCGCCGGTGCAGAACTGCAGCAGGCCGAAAAAGCAAGTGCCAAAAAACAAGACAACGATGAGATCAGAAATGTCATTGTGATGATCGGTGACGGCATGGGAACACCTTACTTAAACGCCTACAGATCCATGAAAAATAACGGGGAAACACCAAATAACCCGAAGCTGACCGAATTTGACCGTAATCTGACAGGCATGATGATGACGCATCCGGATGATCCGGACCATAACATCACAGATTCAGCAGCCGCCGGAACAGCATTAGCGACAGGCGTAAAGACATATAACAATGCCATTGGCGTCGATAAAAACGGAAAAAAAGTGAAATCTGTGCTTGAAGAAGCCAAACAGCAAGGAAAATCGACCGGGCTCGTCGCAACGTCTGAAATCAACCACGCTACACCAGCCGCATACGGCGCCCACAATGAATCACGGAAAAACATGGACCAAATCGCCAACAGCTATATGGATGACAAAATAAAAGGCAAACAAAAAATAGACGTATTGCTTGGCGGCGGAAAATCCTATTTTAATCGCAAAGACAGGAATTTGACGAAGGAATTTAAACAAGCCGGCTATAGCTATGTGACAACAAAACAGGCCCTGAAGAAAAATAAAGATCAGCAGGTGCTCGGGCTTTTCGCAGACGGAGGGCTTGCCAAAGCGCTAGATCGTGACAGCAAAACACCGTCTCTCAAAGATATGACGGTTTCAGCAATTGACCGCTTGAACCAAAATAAAAAGGGATTTTTCTTGATGGTCGAAGGCAGCCAAATCGACTGGGCGGCCCATGATAATGATACAGTAGGAGCCATGAGCGAGGTTAAAGACTTTGAAAAAGCCTATAAAGCCGCGATTGATTTTGCGAAAAAAGATAAACATACACTTGTCATCGCAACCGCTGACCATACAACCGGCGGATTTGCGATTGGCGCAAACGGGGAAAAGAATTGGCACGCAGAACCGATTCTCGCCGCGAAAAAAACACCTGAATTTATGGCAAAAAAAATCAGTGAAGGCAAACCGGTCAAAGATGTGCTCGCCCGCTATACAAATCTAGAATTCACACCAGAAGAAATCAAAAACGTTGAGGCCGCTGCGCAGGCTGACAAAAGCAAAGGCGCCTACAAAGCCATCATCAAGATATTTAACACACGATCTAACAGCGGCTGGACGAGTACCGATCATACCGGTGAAGAAGTGCCAGTTTACGCGTACGGCCCCGGAAAAGAAAAATTCCGAGGACTGATGAACAACACCGATCAGGCAAACATCATATTTAAGATTTTGAAAACAGGAAAATAAAGAGGATGCAGAACGCTGCATCCTCTTTTTTTATAAATACCTGCGGTGAACACCTTTTCCATCGTACGAAAACATGACTTCCTTATCCTCAAGCACAGACTCGATGTGCACACTTCTGCCCCATAGCTGGAATAAGTAAGGGAGCACCTTCTCTACATATTTCAAATCCAGCTCTATGCCCTCATACCAATGCTTAATATAGAGCTCGTTATTTTTCATATAGTCGCCGTCGTTTACTGTCAAATACGGAAACCCGCCGTTTACCCGCATGCTCACGAGCTGGTCGCGCACCGACCTCCACTCTTTATCGACGATTTTATAATCTCTGCCCTGTTTTTGAAACAAATAAAGATCCTCGCGCATGACTAACTCTTTTGTTAAATAATTGCGGATGAAAGAAATATCGGATTCAATTTCCCTGACCTCAAACATCTTCTCCCGGCCCGAGTCAGACTGAACGCCCATTTTCTTCATTTCATCCGTCGGGTTATTGTACCGCTCCTCGATGTCTTCAAAAATTTTCAGCCCTAAATAATAAGGATTGATGCCTGTTTTGGATGGCTGAACAACCCCGGCATTCAGCTTGGCGAACTCGATCGCTTCATCAGAGGTTAAATCAAGCTCCCGTATAATTCGCTGGTGCCAATAGGAAGCCCAGCCTTCATTCATAATCTTTGTCTCCAGCTGAGGCCAGAAATAAAGCATTTCCTCCCTCATCATCGTTAAAATATCACGCTGCCACGGCTCCAGCTCCCGGGAATGCTCCTCGATAAAAAGCAGAATATCCTTTTCCGGCCGCGGCGGGAAAGGTTTTTTCGATTTTTTCATCTGTTTTTTCGGTTTCTTTTCATCCAAAGACCATAAATCATCGTACGGCGTTGCTGCCTCTTCCATTTCATCTTCCTCATCATCCACACTCCATAGGAGCTTCGGACGGACCAATGAAGGATCGATATGTTCCTGAATCGATAGGATCGCGTCTAAAAAAGCCTCTACTTCCTTTATGCCGTGAACCTGTTCATAATGCTTAATCCGCTCGGCCGTTGCCGCCATGCTTTCCACCATATCGCGTTTCGTGTTTTGGAAACGGCAGTTGTTTTTGAAGAAATCACAATGGGCGAGAACGTGAGCGACAATCAATTTATTTTGGATCAGTGAGTTGCTGTCCAGCAAAAAAGCGTAGCACGGATCTGAGTTAATGACCAGCTCATAAATCTTGCTTAATCCAAGATCATAATGCAGCTTCATTTTATGAAACTGCTTGCCGAAGCTCCAGTGGCTGAATCTTGTCGGCATCCCGTACGCGCCGAATGTATAAATAATTTCAGCCGGGCAGATTTCATATCTCATCGGGTAGAAATCAAGGCCGAATCCTTTTGCGATTTCGGTAATTTCCTCAATTGCCCGCTGTAATTCCTTCTTCTCCTCCGCGTTCAACCGAATCCCCCCTACTTGGACTTATCTATAATGTATGAGCCCGCCTGGCAAAAGATGATAGCCGCACTTGTGCAAGACAAAATTCACCCGGCACATTCAGCTGTTTGCCGATTTTGCCAATGGGTAATAACACACCATATTACGAAAAAAAGGAGCGATACCAATTGAATGTAGCAGACATGCTTTCTTCTTATCTCAGTAAGCTGCCAAACTTAATCATTGCACTACTCGTTTTATTAATCGGATGGGCTATCGCTAAAATTATTGAAAAAGCGGTATACAAAGGGCTCAGAAAAACAAGAATTGACGACAAGCTTTTTGCTGGGAAAAAGCCATCACGCTATTCCTCTGAAAAAGTCATAAGCAAGGTCGTCTATTTTATCGCATTGATTATCGTCTTTATTTTATTCTTTAACATTTTGCACCTGACAACAGTGGCATCACCGTTTGTCAGCATGCTTTCCGCCATTACCGCGGCTATCCCAAGCGTGCTGAAAGCCGGACTCATTCTGCTGTTAGGATGGGCTGCAGCCTCTGTTTTGAGCTTCCTCGTCAAAAAAATGGGGATGAAGCTGAACACGAGTGACAAACTGCGCAAGTGGAATGTGGTCTCTGAAGGAAAAGATATTCATCAGGCAGTCAATGCCGCTTCACAAGTTGTCTTTTATCTCGTGCTGCTTGTTTTCCTGCCGGGGGTCTTATCTTCTTTAAAAATCAGCGGCATTTCAGGTCCGTTTACAAATATGATGGAAAGCGTGCTCGCTTTTCTGCCGAAATTATTCGCAGCCGCGCTTATCGTTTTAATTGGCTGGCTTGTAGCCCGTCTTGTGCGTGACATCATTACAAATTTCCTTGCAAGCATCGGAACGGAACGATTCGCCGCACGCATGGGTTTATCGGTTTACTTAAAAGATACAAGCCTTTCAGCGGTCATCGGAACAATCGCTTATGTGCTGATTTTAATACCGGTTGTCATTTCAGCGCTTGATCAGCTGGATGTCGCCGGCATTTCGAAACCGGCTGTCTCTATGCTCAATAGCATTTTGAACATGCTTCCGAACATCATCATTGCCATTGTGCTTGTTTTAGCGGGTATATGGGCAGGAAAATGGGTGAACAGCATGGTGTCCCGACTGCTCCATCGCGCAGGCTTTGATTCTATGTTAGGAAAAATGGGCATGGGAACGGAAACATCTGCAAAGCTGTCCCTGTCTCAAATTGTCGGTATGATTGCGCAAATCATTGTCATCCTGCTGTTCACAGCGGAGGCGCTGCAAATTGTTCAGCTCCATTTTCTCGTAGAGATTGCAACTGGCATTATCGCATATCTGCCGAATGTCCTTGTTGCCGTATTCATTCTCGGAATCGGCCTCTACGCTGGAGAATTGGTGCGAAAAGTGCTTTCGAGCATCATTAAAGGCCAAGAATTCAAGTCTCTGGCGGCGATTGCCAAATATACAATTATCGCACTTGCTTTCTTTATGGCCTTGGATCAGCTTGGTGTCGCTGACACGATCGTCAATTCCGCGTTCATCATCGTGCTTAGCGGCTTCGCCCTCGCTTTCGGTTTATCCTTCGGCCTTGGCGGAAAGGATTTTGCATCACGTTATCTGTCTGCATTTGAACGCAAAATGCAAAACACTGAAATCGATAAAAACGGCAAAAACCAAAATCCGCCGCATAACATGTAAACCAAAAACGTGCGCCCAAACTGGGTGCACGTTTGTTTAAATTCCTTTTTTTTTCATTTTTCAATCGATTATGATAAGATATAGAAAATGTCTTATTCCGAGGTCTTATTATGAAATTAACGAATTATACAGATTATTCATTAAGAGTGCTAATTTTTCTGGCGGCAGAACGTCCGGGAGAACTTTCAAACATAAAACAGATTGCCGAAACGTATTCTATTTCAAAAAATCACCTCATGAAAGTCATCTACAGGCTCGGCCAGCTCGGCTACGTAGAAACGATACGCGGACGAGGCGGCGGCATACGATTAGGCATGGCCCCTGAAGACATCAATATTGGTGAGGTTGTCAGAAACACGGAAGACGATTTTAATATTGTTGAGTGTTTTGATGCGAACAAGAATCTCTGCGTCATTTCTCCGGTGTGCGGCTTGAAGCATGTGTTAAACGAAGCGCTTATGGCCTATCTTGCGGTTTTAGACAACTATACACTGCGCGACCTTGTCAAAAACAAGGAAGATATCATGATGCTTTTAAGAATGAAGGAATAATATAGATTCCTTCTTTTTTTATGTCCTTTTTCCCCCTTTTTGTTAAGAAAATTGGGCTGTTTTAAAAAAAAGGCAAAACGATGAGACGAAGCTGCCGATATAAAAAAGAAATAGCAAATTCAAATCAGTGGGGGAAAAAGGAGAGCTCAGATGAAAAAGAAATTAGCAGCAGGGCTGACAGCTTCTGCGATTGTCAGCACAACCTTAGCAGTCACACCAGCTGAAGCAGCAACGATTAAGGTCAAAAGCGGAGATTCTTTATGGAAACTGGCCCAAAACTACAATACAAGCGTGGCAGCCATCACATCCGCCAACCATCTTTCGACTACCGTTCTGTCGATCGGCCAGACGCTTACCATTCCAGGCAGCCATTCCGGAACTTCATCTACTTCAAGCTCAACAACCAAAAAGAGCGGAAGTTCTGTTTACACAGTGAAAAGCGGTGATTCACTTTGGCTGATCGCAAATGAGTATAAAATGACGGTGCAGGAACTAAAAAAATTAAACGGACTCAGCAGCGATATGATTCGTGCAGGGCAGAAATTAAAGGTATCCGGCACGGTTTCTTCAAGCTCCAGTTCTAGTTCCAGTACAAAGAGCAGTTCCACAAAGAGCTCTAGCTCTTCATCTTCTGCCGGAACATACAAGGTGCAGCTTGGCGATTCGCTTTGGAAAATCGCAAACAAAGTCAACATGTCCGTCGCCGAACTAAAGGTCTTGAATCACTTAAAATCAGATACCATTTATGTGAATCAAGTGTTGAAAACAAAATCAAGCGGCTCTGATACGTCTTCCAAAGACACTTCATCTCATTCGAGCCAACCTTCAGCTACAAAGACTTATACTGTAAAAAGCGGAGATTCACTTTGGAAAATTGCAAACAACTATAACTTGACTGTACAGCAAATCAGAAAAAGCAACAGCCTAAAATCTGATACGCTATACGTCGGGCAAGTGCTGAAGCTGACAGGTAAAGCATCTTCAGGCGCTTCCACACCGTCATCGTCTTCTTCGTCAAATGCAAGCTCTGGCACGGCGACAACTACATACACGGTGAAAAGCGGCGACTCCTTATGGGTGATTGCCCAAAAGTTTAACGTAACAGCGCAGCAAATCCGAGAAAAGAACAATCTAAAAACGGATGTCTTGCAGGTTGGCCAAAAGCTGGTCATTAACGGGAAAGCTTCCCACTCTTCCTCATCCGGTTCTTCAAACACGTCCAGCTCAACAAGCGCGAAGATTAATACAATGATTGCCGCCGCTAAAGAACAGCTTGGCGTTCCGTATCGCTGGGGAGGCACGACACCGGCCGGATTCGACTGCAGCGGTTTCATTTACTATGCACTGAACAAAGTCACATCCGTATCAAGATTAACGGCAGCCGGATATTGGAATACAATGAAACCTGTCAGCCAGCCTGCTGTCGGAGACTTCGTGTTCTTTTCAACATATAAAGCCGGCCCTTCTCATATCGGAATTTATCTCGGTAACGGGGAATTCATTAACGCCAATGATTCTGGAGTTGTCATTTCCAGTATGAACAACTCTTACTGGAAACAGCGCTATCTCGGTGCAAAACGATACTTCTAAAGCAGAAACTGTATGGCCGTAGCGGCTGTACAGTTTTTTTGATTAGAGCCGGAAAACGTTAATGCTGATCATATGTTTTGTCACCGGATGAAAATAGACTTCGGCCCGAACAGAAAAGGTGTCGTCATTCTGTCTGACCGTCACCCGAAAGACATCTTTTGTTTGCTGATCATTCACCTCAGTCCGCCCCATATAAGCGTAATCAGAAAATGAAGCGTGCTTATATTCATCCTGAATTCTGCTCCAGGCGAGCTGTTCCCACTTTTGAACAGATTCGTTTGTGTCCGCTGAATGCCCTTTTGCAGCCATTGATACAATGATCAATCCGCAAAAAAGCAGCGCAATGGAATACGGCAGAGATTTCATATTTTCAGTCTCCTGTGCCTAGATTAAGTTCTCTCATAGGTTTTCCAAAAGCAATGGCTTCATTCAGGCATTTTGATTTTATGTCTCCCTCTTATTGCTACCCTGTACTGCCGCAGACGCCAAGTTTTGCAACGTCAATAACATGGGATGCGGCATAAACTAATCATGAACTTCTCACAAGAAAGGAGAAGCGATTCATGGATTATGCCGATTACGATAAAGCGCTATATTACACCCACCGTTCCCAATGGGATAATTTATTAATTTTAATGGTGCGTACAGAGGATGATTTGTTATCAAAACGAATCGAGCATTTTCTGCACGCTTATCATTTTGAACAGGATTACGCCGTCCTGGAAAAGATGCTGTATTCCCTTCTCCGTTATATTGATCATGCCACAGAGCTGACATACGAAGACCAATTAGCCTTGCTCACATAAACAAATCCCGGCGTTTAAACGCCGGGATTTCCTTTTGCAAACATGCTAAGTTCTTGGATGAGCTCTTTTATGCTGTTCGTTATAGGTTCCGTCAATGCAGCCTTTTCAATATCAATGTCCACCGGATCAACCACAAGCTGCTTCGGAATCACATTGGCGTAAACACCCCGCATCACAGTTCGCATATTGTTCAGGGCGTTAATGCCGCCTTTTCCGCCTCCCGCCACTGCCAATAAAGCAACAGGCTTATATTTGAATTGTTCGCTGCTTAGAAAATCCAACGCATTTTTTAAAGAACCGCTCATTCCGCTGTGATATTCAGGCGATAATAAGACAATCGCGTCCGCTTGGGCAACCCGCCGCTTTAGCTCCTGTACCTGTAAATGTTCTAATTGCTCCGCCTCACCATTAAAAATCGGCAATATAAACCCGCTTAGATCAATCAGGTCCGTGTGATACAGCTTAGAAATACAAGATGCGGTTATTCTTGTTCTGCCATGTTTTCTGGGTGAGCCATTTATCACTAACATGTTCATGTCGCGATCTCTCCATTCAGGTTATATTTCACTACGAAAAGCGCTGCTTGCGTGCGGTCGGCCACTTCAAGTTTTGCTAAAAGATTCGACACATGGGTTTTCACTGTTTTTTCTGAAATAAACAAGGCTGCCGCGATTTCTTTATTGCTTTTCCCGTTCGCAATTTCGTTCAGTACGTCCTTTTCCCTGCGTTTTAATTGATAAAATTTTTCTTTTGCCGGATCATGCTGCTTTCTCATATGTGTCAGCACATGGGGCATAATAGCTGGAGAAAGCTTGTATTGGCCGGCATGCACTTGTCTTAGTGTTTTCAACAATTCCTCGGGCTCTGTATCCTTTAATTGATATGCCTTCGCTCCCGCCTGAAGCGCGGGGATGACGTGATCCTGGTCGGAGTAGCTCGTCAGCACAATGATATTGATCCCCGGAAATTGCTGCACTGCTTTTTTTATGGCTTGTATCCCATCCATTTCGGGCATGGACAGATCCATCAGCACAAGGTCGGGCTTTGTTTCCTCAATGATACGAAGTGCTTCTGTTCCGGTTGCAGCCTCTCCGGCAACTTCAATATCGTTCTGGGTGGCAAAGAAAAAACGAAGCCCCTTTCTGACAACATGGTGATCATCTGCAATTATAATTTTCATTGCTAAGCCCTTCCTTTCTGATCGGTTAGCGGAAGCCTGACGGACACCTTTGTCCCCGCTTGAAGGTCTGACTGAATCAAAAACGCCGCGCCCGCTTGTTCCGCCCGTTCTTTCATTCCCTTAATGCCAAATGAAGGAAGACCGGCATGCGCTTCATAGCGAAACCCTGCCCCGTGATCGGTTATATCCAGCTCTGCCTGGCACGAAGAAGCAGTCAGGCTGACATACGCCGTATCAGTTCCGGCGTGCTTTTTACAGTTATTTAAAGCTTCCTGTACGACGCGCCACAGCATATGCTCCTGCTCATCAGTAAGAACCGGACAGCCTTTTTGTGTAAACATGACATTCAATCCGATGAGCGCGCCATAGCTTTTAATGGCTTCAGACAGCCCTTTTTCCAATCCTCCGGGGCGGAGCTGCCAAATTAACGCTTTCATTTCTGCTAGCGCGTCCTGTGATAGGTTTTGAATAAAATCAATCATCTGCTGCAAATCTTCATCTTTTGTTAGCGTCTTTGCCGCTTTGGCTGTTAAACTGACGGAAAACAGCATTTGATTGACAGAATCGTGCAGTTCCTGAGCGAGGCGGTTGCGCTCCATTAACAGAGCATTTTTTTGTTTATATTCAGAAAGCTTCATGCGTTGAATCGCCGTTCCGATCTGATAGGCGACAGACTCGAGCAAATGCAGCTCTCCTTCATCAAACATGGTTTTTCCGGCCGCCGCTACATTTAACAATCCGAATCTCCTGTCTCCGTCTTCTAAAGGCACCGTTGCATGATGCGTAATCCCTTCTGTGTCAAAATAGTGCAGCTCTTTGGCTGACTCTATGCGTTTGCAGTTCATGATATTCGCCGCCCTTCTGAGCCCGCCTGTATTGAATTTCGTCAGGCAGTAGCACTCGCCTTCGCACATCAGCACTTTTTCCTTGCGGCTTAAAGCCGGGGGCAGATAGGCGTCAGCCGCTAACGT
The Bacillus vallismortis genome window above contains:
- the phoA gene encoding alkaline phosphatase PhoA, with protein sequence MSLFQSMKSKLLPIAAVSVLTAGIFAGAELQQAEKASAKKQDNDEIRNVIVMIGDGMGTPYLNAYRSMKNNGETPNNPKLTEFDRNLTGMMMTHPDDPDHNITDSAAAGTALATGVKTYNNAIGVDKNGKKVKSVLEEAKQQGKSTGLVATSEINHATPAAYGAHNESRKNMDQIANSYMDDKIKGKQKIDVLLGGGKSYFNRKDRNLTKEFKQAGYSYVTTKQALKKNKDQQVLGLFADGGLAKALDRDSKTPSLKDMTVSAIDRLNQNKKGFFLMVEGSQIDWAAHDNDTVGAMSEVKDFEKAYKAAIDFAKKDKHTLVIATADHTTGGFAIGANGEKNWHAEPILAAKKTPEFMAKKISEGKPVKDVLARYTNLEFTPEEIKNVEAAAQADKSKGAYKAIIKIFNTRSNSGWTSTDHTGEEVPVYAYGPGKEKFRGLMNNTDQANIIFKILKTGK
- the spoVR gene encoding stage V sporulation protein SpoVR, which gives rise to MNAEEKKELQRAIEEITEIAKGFGLDFYPMRYEICPAEIIYTFGAYGMPTRFSHWSFGKQFHKMKLHYDLGLSKIYELVINSDPCYAFLLDSNSLIQNKLIVAHVLAHCDFFKNNCRFQNTKRDMVESMAATAERIKHYEQVHGIKEVEAFLDAILSIQEHIDPSLVRPKLLWSVDDEEDEMEEAATPYDDLWSLDEKKPKKQMKKSKKPFPPRPEKDILLFIEEHSRELEPWQRDILTMMREEMLYFWPQLETKIMNEGWASYWHQRIIRELDLTSDEAIEFAKLNAGVVQPSKTGINPYYLGLKIFEDIEERYNNPTDEMKKMGVQSDSGREKMFEVREIESDISFIRNYLTKELVMREDLYLFQKQGRDYKIVDKEWRSVRDQLVSMRVNGGFPYLTVNDGDYMKNNELYIKHWYEGIELDLKYVEKVLPYLFQLWGRSVHIESVLEDKEVMFSYDGKGVHRRYL
- a CDS encoding mechanosensitive ion channel → MNVADMLSSYLSKLPNLIIALLVLLIGWAIAKIIEKAVYKGLRKTRIDDKLFAGKKPSRYSSEKVISKVVYFIALIIVFILFFNILHLTTVASPFVSMLSAITAAIPSVLKAGLILLLGWAAASVLSFLVKKMGMKLNTSDKLRKWNVVSEGKDIHQAVNAASQVVFYLVLLVFLPGVLSSLKISGISGPFTNMMESVLAFLPKLFAAALIVLIGWLVARLVRDIITNFLASIGTERFAARMGLSVYLKDTSLSAVIGTIAYVLILIPVVISALDQLDVAGISKPAVSMLNSILNMLPNIIIAIVLVLAGIWAGKWVNSMVSRLLHRAGFDSMLGKMGMGTETSAKLSLSQIVGMIAQIIVILLFTAEALQIVQLHFLVEIATGIIAYLPNVLVAVFILGIGLYAGELVRKVLSSIIKGQEFKSLAAIAKYTIIALAFFMALDQLGVADTIVNSAFIIVLSGFALAFGLSFGLGGKDFASRYLSAFERKMQNTEIDKNGKNQNPPHNM
- the nsrR gene encoding nitric oxide-sensing transcriptional repressor NsrR; the protein is MKLTNYTDYSLRVLIFLAAERPGELSNIKQIAETYSISKNHLMKVIYRLGQLGYVETIRGRGGGIRLGMAPEDINIGEVVRNTEDDFNIVECFDANKNLCVISPVCGLKHVLNEALMAYLAVLDNYTLRDLVKNKEDIMMLLRMKE
- a CDS encoding peptidoglycan endopeptidase, coding for MKKKLAAGLTASAIVSTTLAVTPAEAATIKVKSGDSLWKLAQNYNTSVAAITSANHLSTTVLSIGQTLTIPGSHSGTSSTSSSTTKKSGSSVYTVKSGDSLWLIANEYKMTVQELKKLNGLSSDMIRAGQKLKVSGTVSSSSSSSSSTKSSSTKSSSSSSSAGTYKVQLGDSLWKIANKVNMSVAELKVLNHLKSDTIYVNQVLKTKSSGSDTSSKDTSSHSSQPSATKTYTVKSGDSLWKIANNYNLTVQQIRKSNSLKSDTLYVGQVLKLTGKASSGASTPSSSSSSNASSGTATTTYTVKSGDSLWVIAQKFNVTAQQIREKNNLKTDVLQVGQKLVINGKASHSSSSGSSNTSSSTSAKINTMIAAAKEQLGVPYRWGGTTPAGFDCSGFIYYALNKVTSVSRLTAAGYWNTMKPVSQPAVGDFVFFSTYKAGPSHIGIYLGNGEFINANDSGVVISSMNNSYWKQRYLGAKRYF
- a CDS encoding YqzG/YhdC family protein, which produces MKSLPYSIALLFCGLIIVSMAAKGHSADTNESVQKWEQLAWSRIQDEYKHASFSDYAYMGRTEVNDQQTKDVFRVTVRQNDDTFSVRAEVYFHPVTKHMISINVFRL
- a CDS encoding YhdB family protein, whose protein sequence is MDYADYDKALYYTHRSQWDNLLILMVRTEDDLLSKRIEHFLHAYHFEQDYAVLEKMLYSLLRYIDHATELTYEDQLALLT
- a CDS encoding NADPH-dependent FMN reductase codes for the protein MNMLVINGSPRKHGRTRITASCISKLYHTDLIDLSGFILPIFNGEAEQLEHLQVQELKRRVAQADAIVLLSPEYHSGMSGSLKNALDFLSSEQFKYKPVALLAVAGGGKGGINALNNMRTVMRGVYANVIPKQLVVDPVDIDIEKAALTEPITNSIKELIQELSMFAKGNPGV
- a CDS encoding response regulator — translated: MKIIIADDHHVVRKGLRFFFATQNDIEVAGEAATGTEALRIIEETKPDLVLMDLSMPEMDGIQAIKKAVQQFPGINIIVLTSYSDQDHVIPALQAGAKAYQLKDTEPEELLKTLRQVHAGQYKLSPAIMPHVLTHMRKQHDPAKEKFYQLKRREKDVLNEIANGKSNKEIAAALFISEKTVKTHVSNLLAKLEVADRTQAALFVVKYNLNGEIAT
- a CDS encoding GAF domain-containing sensor histidine kinase; the encoded protein is MSKTRMEKLKTLKTIAETLNQGHDVKATLDEVVRELLSVTNLQAGWIFLIEEDGSYTLAADAYLPPALSRKEKVLMCEGECYCLTKFNTGGLRRAANIMNCKRIESAKELHYFDTEGITHHATVPLEDGDRRFGLLNVAAAGKTMFDEGELHLLESVAYQIGTAIQRMKLSEYKQKNALLMERNRLAQELHDSVNQMLFSVSLTAKAAKTLTKDEDLQQMIDFIQNLSQDALAEMKALIWQLRPGGLEKGLSEAIKSYGALIGLNVMFTQKGCPVLTDEQEHMLWRVVQEALNNCKKHAGTDTAYVSLTASSCQAELDITDHGAGFRYEAHAGLPSFGIKGMKERAEQAGAAFLIQSDLQAGTKVSVRLPLTDQKGRA